One part of the Salvelinus fontinalis isolate EN_2023a chromosome 4, ASM2944872v1, whole genome shotgun sequence genome encodes these proteins:
- the LOC129853472 gene encoding cell division cycle-associated protein 2-like, whose amino-acid sequence MDNVEGTEALTELEASCPPLSNITTPLELSQLTSSQLDISPQSFTPSSNIKEKSRLAQLKVKRRSNVGVRGSPETNSLIRYIAQQRMKTPPTTTQPTQARSFSPRFPSTLKQKMAVFQSIMAVEENENETVPPQGNHTGGCIKTRDFLSGDGWSCDDGSGGKENKTPVSQPPFLTPPPSKRRCIAVPQGTCVEEIGEANTPVLKRTGTILKQQQNNEVAVVQNKDHHLALTVTPGAQTQNDTELSGELERASVSLPPALHTNAVSQVTRGEPQSSPLKQICTPTKEEQDQECSFEVHSPSQPLVVHSGPDRTTLSPLFAIPSLLEMNPTDEADSSGGNVTSTVKRKKQVRFGILLPPELFDKKLPPSTPLRKGGTPGRVPTSAGVSQLRSLLKTPQRTPLNLAQPDFSSPSLTGASPPLTSGPCCGEQKSADTQGKITFPSMEDDVDSSLNNAELETQPLDLNSAFQKEDSVCEALPDAAPVPDAALDREPEPDAPATARSRGRNRKQPEEESKPVKKRSTRTAAKSACGRMKILAKRGFGKKAVNHSLYGKRAYASKNPNLSPITENLSSLSCSPTPQHPPTAKGNSGLLEDVINSDSITGVVMAAALWQSCLCPAAGGVSPEDTIPAAEPSVGPSEAPVGFTTGRSGTGRAARAGRRRSGPTNTFRTKEQKEPSVIRGKGRKVSVPVDDCLSEEQVENTDAEQDPTETSQAEVSESSPAKHTVPGDREGEPNAQCASDPVDTDQCTCTLPDAGRSGESTVRADTTPCPPTYEVSATVASLEQEAVSHVEQRPDKGKQREEARGPGRSRGRRSFIYARSVVEEWEEAQAPQSSGPEAVEESGQDVENDSHRSEMEQGSITEQASFRDSLLPPWAKEEFSIDDVLRALPSRGHRSVRRSLRNQSQSSTLKASGSGLAWLPQTSPESIRAIRRKTRGRRSSIQALLPPPLE is encoded by the exons atggacaACGTTGAGGGAACTGAAGCCTTGACTGAACTGGAGGCCTCTTGTCCTCCTCTGAGCAACATCACAACACCTTTGGAATTATCCCAGCTCACATCCTCCCAACTGGATATATCCCCTCAGAGCTTCACGCCATCTTCTAACATCAAAG AAAAATCCCGCCTGGCTCAGCTGAAGGTTAAGCGGCGGTCCAATGTTGGTGTACGGGGTTCACCAGAGACCAACTCCCTTATCCGCTACATAGCCCAACAGAGGATGAAAACTCCCCCCACAACCACACAG CCTACCCAAGCCAGATCCTTCTCTCCCAGATTCCCCTCTACTCTAAAGCAGAAGATGGCTGTTTTCCAGAGCATAATGGCTGTGGAGGAGAATGAGAATGAAACGGTGCCACCACAGGGCAATCACACTGGGGGATGCATCAAGACAAGAGATTTTCTGTCTGGTG ATGGGTGGAGCTGTGATGATGGCAGTGGTGGGAAGGAGAACAAGACCCCAGTGAGCCAGCCTCCCTTTCTAACTCCACCACCCAGTAAGAGGCGCTGCATAGCAGTCCCCCAGGGGACATGTGTGGAGGAAATTGGCGAGGCCAACACTCCTGTCCTCAAACGCACCGGCACCATACTGAAGCAGCAACAAAACAATGAG GTTGCTGTTGTCCAGAACAAGGACCATCATCTAGCTCTCACTGTAACACCTGGCGCACAGACCCAGAATGACACTGAGCTCTCTGGTGAGCTAGAACGCGCTAGTGTGTCCCTGCCACCAGCCCTGCATACTAATGCTGTGTCCCAGGTCACACGGGGTGAGCCGCAGTCCTCTCCTCTAAAGCAGATTTGTACTCCCACCAAGGAGGAGCAGGACCAG GAGTGCTCCTTTGAAGTCCACAGCCCCAGCCAACCTCTGGTTGTGCATTCAGGACCAGACAGGACAACTCTGTCCCCGCTGTTTGCTATTCCATCTCTTCTGGAGATGAACCCCACAG ATGAAGCTGATTCCTCTGGTGGTAACGTTACCTCAACTGTGAAGAGGAAGAAGCAGGTGCGTTTCGGGATCCTGCTGCCCCCCGAGCTCTTTGACAAGAAGCTACCCCCCAGCACCCCTCTACGGAAGGGGGGCACCCCGGGCAGGGTCCCAACATCTGCCGGGGTGTCCCAGCTGAGGTCACTGCTGAAGACTCCCCAGAGGACCCCTTTAAACCTGGCCCAGCCAGACTTCAGCAGCCCCTCTCTGACTGGAGCATCCCCACCCCTCACTAGTGGGCCATGCTGTGGGGAACAGAAGAGCGCTGACACTCAGGGAAAG ATCACTTTCCCTTCAATGGAAGATGATGTTGACAGTTCCTTGAACAATGCAG AGCTGGAAACTCAACCTCTGGATTTGAACTCCGCTTTCCAAAAGGAGGACTCCGTTTGTGAGGCACTGCCAG ATGCTGCCCCGGTGCCTGACGCTGCCCTGGACCGTGAACCAGAACCAGACGCCCCTGCCACAGCCCGCTCTCGCGGCAGAAATAGAAAG CAACCAGAGGAGGAAAGTAAGCCTGTGAAGAAGAGGTCGACGCGTACGGCTGCCAAGTCTGCCTGTGGGAGGATGAAG ATCCTAGCAAAGCGTGGCTTTGGGAAGAAGGCGGTAAATCACTCTCTGTACGGGAAGAGAGCCTACGCATCCAAAAACCCCAACCTCAGCCCAATCACGGAGAACCTGTCCTCCCTCAGCTGCTCCCCCACCCCTCAACACCCCCCCACAG CCAAAGGAAACTCCGGCCTATTGGAAGATGTCATTAACAGCGACTCAATCACTGGAGTGGTCATGGCTGCAGCCCTGTGGCAAAGCTGCCTGTGCCCCGCGGCCGGTGGGGTCTCACCAGAAGACACCATCCCAGCTGCAGAGCCCTCTGTTGGGCCTTCAGAAGCCCCTGTAGGCTTTACCACAGGCCGCTCTGGGACTGGGAGAGCAGCACGGGCCGGGAGACGACGGTCAGGTCCAACAAATACCTTCAGAACCAAAGAGCAGAAAGAACCGAGTGTTATTAGAGGAAAAGGCAGGAAGGTGAGTGTTCCTGTTGATGACTGTCTCAGTGAAGAGCAGGTAGAGAACACTGATGCTGAGCAAGACCCAACAGAAACAAGCCAGGCAGAGGTTTCAGAGTCCAGCCCAGCCAAGCACACTGTACCTGGTGACCGAGAGGGTGAACCTAATGCTCAGTGTGCCTCAGACCCTGTAGATACAGATCAATGCACTTGCACACTACCAGATGCAGGTAGGAGTGGGGAAAGTACAGTTAGGGCAGACACTACACCCTGCCCTCCTACATATGAGGTTAGTGCCACAGTGGCTTCATTAGAACAGGAGGCAGTGAGCCATGTAGAACAGAGACCAGACAAAGGCAAGCAGAGAGAAGAAGCTCGGGGCCCAGGCCGCTCCAGGGGTAGAAGGAGCTTTATATACGCCAGATCAGTCGTAGAGGAGTGGGAGGAGGCGCAGGCACCCCAGTCAAGCGGTCCAGAGGCAGTGGAGGAGAGCGGCCAGGATGTGGAGAATGACAGCCACAGGTCAGAGATGGAGCAGGGTAGCATTACAGAACAGGCCTCCTTCCGAgactccctccttcccccctgggcAAAGGAAGAGTTCAGCATCGATGATGTGCTGCGGGCTCTTCCCAGCAGGGGGCATCGGTCTGTCCGCCGCAGCCTGAGGAACCAGAGCCAGAGCAGCACCCTTAAGGCCAGCGGCTCAGGCCTGGCCTGGCTGCCTCAAACCTCCCCAGAATCCATCAGGGCTATCCGCAGGAAGACCAGGGGCCGCCGCAGCTCAATCCAGGCTCTACTGCCCCCTCCCCTGGAGTAA